A region of the Pelecanus crispus isolate bPelCri1 chromosome 1, bPelCri1.pri, whole genome shotgun sequence genome:
TGCCAGAGTTAGCAACTGTAATTATTACAGCCATTACAGTGGGTTAAAAGAAAGAGGTTCTTAGGGAGCATGTCTTCTTCCAGTCATTCTAGGCATCTGTTTTGGAAAAAGACTGTCTTTGTCTCTTCACTGACTATAAATGGAACCTGAAGTGAGCAGTTTAGGTATAGATGCCCACATCAGGTCAAATGAATCATTCCCTGAAAGTTGTGCTGAATATTCCCAGTTACTGAAAGCACTGATTTTGACAGCAGTTTTGTAATAACTTGTAGAAGTTGTTTCCGTCTTTTGCAATACCTTTGGATTCGGTGAAGTGTCTGATGAAGAAGCAAACACTTGCAGACTTTTTGGCTCTGCCTAAATGAGGAATTAAGAGCGCACCTTGCCCACAGGCAAACATGTTGcaacataaaatgcaaatagcttgaaagaaaaacagaagtattaAAGACACAGCTCTTTATGTGccctggagaaagaagagaaactggCAAGACCTTTGTAAGACAATTCAGGGAAGACTCATTTGACACAACCATGATGACACTCATACTAAAAGTCTTGACTTGTCACAAAACATACTTTGCTACAGATGTAATTAAATAATGGACAAAATAGTTTAGTACCAACAAGGAAACAAGTTCCCATTTAACACgtattatttcacatttttctacCAGAACGGTTAATTCAGAGTCAGCTCCTTGAGCATGGTAAATATCTTacacaaagaataaattaatcAATAATGTTTGTATATACAAAAGAGGACAACTGGTAAAACTTAATCACAGCTGCTGCTCAACAGCAATTACCTCAAAGGTGAACCTCTGGACATATGTGACAACCAAGATGGTAATTCAGCTGGTTCATATAACAAAATAGTATGGCTACTGTAGactaaaattaaattctgtagTTCCTTGACTATAAAATCGCTCATGCTGCCGTCCTTATCTCTTGACTATGCTCTTGTTCTGAAACAGCATGGGGGGATTTATCCTGTCAGGATTTTGTGATAGCGTTTGCGGTCACTGGAAATCtgtatgagagagaaaaagtcCCACTTAGCAGCAGGAGGATGACAGCTACAATCCCAATAGGAATGGCAGCACCAGCTTCCTGTGCCGCTGGGCTGGAGGGCATGTagtaagaaggaggaaaagcgATGCTCTGGTTGTGCGTTACAGAATAGAAATTCCAGCTCACGGGAATCAGGACGCACAGACCAGCCAGTATGTAGAAGCAGCCACCTACCAGGAAGAAACGGGTAATGAGGTTTTTCTGAGTGATTCCCATATAAACATTTCTCAGAGCAAATACTGTGGCAGTCAGTCCCAGCAAGCCCACGCACATGGCGATCAACAGGAGACCCTGAGCAGCATAAATTTCATGGGGGATGGAGGAGTCATAGCCGCTGAATTTGTGGCAGAACTGTTCTTTATAGCCAGGCGAGACGTGAAGGTAACTGATGAAGCAGACTTTCCAAATCCCCACCCAGGCAATGCCGGAGGAGATAATGGTGGTGTTATCCACGTGCCACACTCTCCATTCCACAATTCCCATTGAAATGGTGCACAGGATCCAGCCTACCGTACCCAGAGCAAAGGCGGCTAGCTGGAGGTGCGAGCTGCTGACCAAGGAGCTCATCCTCTGGAGGCCTTCTACTCTGTCGCAGAGGCGGTCGCCATGTGAAGAAAGAGAGGCACTGGAAAGAAACACAGCATAAAATGATAAAGGCAATTATTTGTGTGAACAGGTGAACCTGTTAGtgaaaaagcaggagagaatACATGTACAGAGGGAGGATGGTAGTCATCTTTGCCCAACTGTAGTGATTTGTTGAAGCTTAATGCCCACCGACAAATAATATCTAAGTTTTAATTCTGTATATTTCATTGTATcacaaggagaagaaagggtCTCTGATTAGCTCCCGTTGTAATCTCCATTTCACATTCCCAAAAGGGAAATTCACATCTTCTTCcaagttattttcttccttggcAATTTGCTGTTACATTCAAAGGTCCTTATACAAATTATGTGTCATCAGGAGCCCTAGAGTTACCGGCTCTTTACTTTACTTTTACTTTAGTAGAAACTAAAGCTGACAAAATCCTCGAGATCCTGGCTGTTGCAAGAGAGCCTACAAAGCAGCCACGCTCCTCTCTCCTGGCAGCTGTTTTCCGTGCAGCAGCCCAACCTGAACAGAATTCTGCTTTTGTGCTGCCCTTACTGAGAGTTGCTGGGACCAGCGCTAGACAGAAAACACCGTAGTTCAGAGGCATGAGCAAATCCAGGCCACGAAGTCTAATAACAACCACTGAATTTTGAACAGTTGTAGATTATTTAACCGTGAATGCATTAGCAGAAATACTTGAATTAATCAGAAATATAAAGCCctgtgcaggggctgcagcctggaTGTGCTGCCATTGCTTTCCCAGCCTCAAACTTCAACCAAggtttctttaatgttttgcCCTCACGAATCACACTCATTCACAGCTGTTCCAACTTCTACAGTTCAAATCATCCTAACGCTGTGGTGGAAAAGATTTTAGTCATTTGGCCTAGCACAAAATTTTAGGTTTGTTTGCTGACTGTACATTCTGAGTGCAAATTAGGGTtttattctaattaaaaaaaaaaaaaatctgttaatttCCCATGTCTTTCATACAACCTTCTGAAGAATTATAGGAATGATTTGTGATCAGAGAAGATGTGGCCTTGATTTTATTGTGTAGATCTCAAAAGTTCTAGGGATCTTTATATTTTACGAATTATCTAAAATAccttttctcct
Encoded here:
- the CLDN34 gene encoding claudin-34, with product MRKRRTRLTCPTGNQSYWRYIDELGGQNNKIADVAVFGWCQKPLCPILFSLASTSGLNASLSSHGDRLCDRVEGLQRMSSLVSSSHLQLAAFALGTVGWILCTISMGIVEWRVWHVDNTTIISSGIAWVGIWKVCFISYLHVSPGYKEQFCHKFSGYDSSIPHEIYAAQGLLLIAMCVGLLGLTATVFALRNVYMGITQKNLITRFFLVGGCFYILAGLCVLIPVSWNFYSVTHNQSIAFPPSYYMPSSPAAQEAGAAIPIGIVAVILLLLSGTFSLSYRFPVTANAITKS